A single window of Asticcacaulis sp. AND118 DNA harbors:
- the galE gene encoding UDP-glucose 4-epimerase GalE, with translation MAHSILVAGGAGYIGSQTCKILAQSGFQPVTIDNLSTGHREAVKWGPLIEADIRDGEAVRKAIVDYDIKAAIHFAAFSLVGESTKDPAKYYDNNVAAATAFASHLIEGGVKALVFSSTAAAYGVPLTRLIAEDHPKKPINPYGDSKLAFETALHWLSQAHDLRYVVLRYFNAAGADLEGEVGESHKCETHLIPLICQAALGTGKALTVFGNDYDTKDGTAIRDYIHVVDLAHAHVEAIRYLLNGGKSDAFNVGTGEGLTVLEVIKATETLTGMTVPHSIGPRREGDPEILVADVSKIRSTFDWTPRYSDAETIIRTAAQWQKTRPY, from the coding sequence ATGGCTCATTCTATCCTGGTCGCCGGTGGCGCCGGCTATATAGGCTCGCAAACCTGCAAGATACTGGCGCAAAGTGGCTTTCAGCCCGTCACCATCGATAATCTGTCGACCGGTCACCGTGAGGCGGTGAAGTGGGGCCCGCTGATCGAGGCCGACATCCGTGACGGTGAGGCGGTGCGCAAGGCCATTGTCGATTACGATATCAAGGCGGCCATCCATTTCGCGGCCTTTTCGCTGGTCGGTGAGAGCACCAAGGACCCCGCCAAATACTACGACAACAATGTCGCGGCAGCGACGGCCTTTGCGTCGCACCTGATCGAAGGGGGCGTCAAGGCGCTGGTCTTTTCATCGACGGCGGCGGCCTATGGCGTGCCGCTTACGCGCCTGATTGCCGAGGACCACCCCAAGAAGCCGATCAACCCCTATGGCGACAGCAAGCTGGCCTTTGAAACGGCGCTGCACTGGCTGTCACAAGCCCACGACCTCCGCTATGTGGTGCTGCGTTACTTCAACGCGGCGGGCGCGGACCTTGAAGGCGAGGTCGGTGAAAGCCACAAGTGCGAAACCCACCTCATTCCGCTGATCTGTCAGGCGGCGCTGGGCACGGGCAAGGCCCTGACCGTGTTCGGCAACGACTACGACACCAAGGACGGCACGGCGATCCGCGACTATATCCATGTGGTCGATCTGGCCCATGCCCATGTCGAAGCGATCCGCTACCTTCTGAACGGCGGCAAGAGCGACGCCTTCAATGTCGGCACCGGCGAAGGCTTGACCGTTCTGGAGGTTATCAAGGCCACCGAAACGCTCACCGGCATGACTGTGCCGCACAGCATCGGTCCGCGCCGCGAAGGCGACCCGGAAATACTGGTGGCCGACGTGTCGAAAATCCGTTCGACCTTCGACTGGACGCCGCGTTATTCCGATGCCGAAACCATCATCCGCACGGCGGCGCAGTGGCAGAAGACGCGACCTTATTAA
- the surE gene encoding 5'/3'-nucleotidase SurE gives MRILLTNDDGVDAYGMTVLREIAAHLSDDVWVCAPLYEQSGKGRGITLHDPLRAHRLDERTFAVTGTPTDCVQIAINDLMPAAPDLVLSGVNRGFNLAQDVTLSGTVAGALQGMSLGIPSIALSQCLDFDLDVEAQWEAARVYGAPVISSLLTKGWAKNLIFNINFPDCDDEAVTGVEMTRQGFRDLHDLHAVKRVDPRGRPYYWLDFHGHACELVDGTDLKAVAENRISVTPLHLDLTHYETLQAYKGVFGGAAPKRIVATEVKLETGR, from the coding sequence ATGCGTATCCTGCTGACCAACGACGATGGTGTTGACGCCTACGGTATGACGGTGCTGCGCGAGATCGCCGCGCACCTGTCCGACGACGTCTGGGTCTGCGCGCCGCTGTACGAACAGTCGGGCAAGGGGCGGGGCATTACCCTGCACGATCCGCTGCGCGCGCATCGACTGGATGAGCGGACCTTTGCGGTCACCGGCACCCCTACCGACTGCGTGCAGATCGCCATTAACGACCTCATGCCCGCTGCGCCGGATCTGGTCTTGTCGGGTGTCAATCGCGGCTTCAATCTGGCGCAGGACGTCACGCTATCGGGGACGGTGGCGGGCGCGTTGCAGGGTATGAGCCTTGGCATTCCGTCTATCGCCCTGTCGCAGTGCCTCGATTTCGATCTGGACGTCGAGGCCCAGTGGGAGGCCGCTCGCGTCTACGGGGCGCCGGTCATTTCGTCTCTTCTGACAAAGGGTTGGGCGAAAAATCTGATCTTCAATATTAATTTCCCGGATTGCGACGACGAAGCCGTCACCGGCGTCGAAATGACCCGCCAGGGCTTCCGCGACCTGCATGATCTGCACGCGGTCAAGCGCGTCGATCCCCGCGGGCGGCCTTATTACTGGCTGGATTTTCACGGGCACGCCTGCGAACTTGTGGACGGCACCGACCTTAAGGCCGTCGCCGAAAACCGCATCTCGGTGACGCCGCTGCACCTCGATCTGACCCATTACGAGACGCTGCAAGCCTATAAGGGCGTGTTCGGCGGCGCAGCCCCAAAGCGCATTGTCGCCACCGAAGTGAAGCTGGAGACCGGCCGATGA
- a CDS encoding DUF885 family protein has translation MKALLRATALSLVLSASALPVVAEVDPAVQARFETIYKTEWEWRGKQMAADEDMPADQRGGGLPDVSKAAQDKKLAYWQDVLKQLDAIDTRKLSETEADNYRVYRFQIETLINGQVYKLYERPLAGDTSFWADLGYIAGGTFRTEADYRNYVKTLNDMPRYFAQNVDNMRAGLKRGFTLPRVSLQGRDISLTNVIDAKGETNSFYAPFKTFPASIPAAKQAELKKLGLDAIEKSVIPAHQSVLKFLNAEYTPKATTSIAAIDLPDGRNFYQAQICEYTTLKSTPDEIHQIGLDEVAKIRAEMDTVMKEVKFQGDLKAFLTFLRTDPQFYAKTPQELLDRSAWAAKMFDGKAGQYFGRLPRMRFAIIPVAPEIAPFYTSGRGGPGGYWVNTYNLPARPLYSVMALTLHESAPGHAFQMPLAMENKGLPAFRQNVYISAYGEGWALYSERLGVEMGMYQTPYERFGMLSYQMWRAARLVVDTGMHAKGWTRDQALAFLRDNTALSEHEITTEVDRYIAWPGQALSYYLGEMSIWKSRAKAEAALGEKFDIRAFHDTVLELGSVPLPVMEQAVDRFIARGGTSPYKDEN, from the coding sequence ATGAAAGCCCTTCTGCGCGCCACTGCCCTCTCTCTTGTCCTTTCGGCCTCTGCCCTGCCCGTTGTCGCCGAAGTCGACCCAGCCGTGCAGGCGCGCTTCGAGACGATTTACAAGACTGAGTGGGAATGGCGCGGCAAGCAGATGGCCGCCGATGAGGACATGCCCGCCGATCAGCGCGGGGGTGGCCTGCCCGACGTATCGAAAGCCGCTCAGGACAAGAAACTGGCCTACTGGCAGGACGTTCTGAAACAACTCGATGCCATCGACACCCGCAAACTGTCAGAGACCGAAGCCGATAACTACCGTGTCTACCGTTTCCAGATCGAGACCCTGATCAACGGACAGGTGTACAAGCTCTATGAGCGTCCGCTGGCCGGCGACACCTCCTTCTGGGCCGATCTCGGCTATATCGCCGGCGGCACCTTCCGCACCGAGGCCGACTACCGCAACTATGTGAAGACGCTGAACGACATGCCGCGCTATTTCGCGCAAAATGTCGACAATATGCGCGCCGGCCTGAAGCGTGGCTTCACCTTGCCGCGCGTGTCGCTGCAAGGACGCGACATCTCGCTGACCAATGTCATCGACGCCAAGGGCGAGACCAACTCCTTTTACGCACCGTTCAAGACCTTCCCGGCCTCCATCCCCGCCGCCAAGCAGGCCGAGCTGAAAAAGCTGGGTCTCGACGCCATCGAGAAAAGCGTCATTCCGGCGCACCAGAGCGTGCTGAAATTCCTCAATGCGGAATATACGCCCAAGGCCACGACCTCGATCGCCGCCATCGATCTGCCGGACGGCCGCAACTTCTATCAGGCGCAGATCTGCGAATATACGACGCTGAAATCGACACCGGACGAAATCCATCAGATCGGTCTCGATGAAGTCGCCAAGATCCGCGCCGAAATGGACACGGTGATGAAGGAAGTGAAATTTCAGGGCGACCTGAAGGCCTTCCTGACATTCCTGCGCACCGATCCGCAATTCTACGCCAAGACGCCGCAGGAACTGCTCGACCGCTCCGCCTGGGCCGCCAAGATGTTCGACGGTAAGGCGGGGCAGTATTTCGGCCGCCTGCCGCGTATGCGCTTCGCCATCATCCCGGTGGCGCCGGAAATCGCCCCCTTCTACACCAGCGGCCGCGGCGGTCCCGGCGGTTACTGGGTCAACACCTATAATCTTCCGGCGCGCCCGCTTTACTCTGTCATGGCCCTGACGCTGCACGAATCCGCGCCGGGCCACGCCTTCCAGATGCCGTTGGCCATGGAAAACAAGGGCCTGCCGGCCTTCCGCCAGAATGTCTACATCTCGGCCTATGGCGAAGGCTGGGCGCTCTATTCGGAACGTCTCGGCGTCGAAATGGGCATGTATCAGACACCCTACGAGCGCTTCGGTATGTTGAGCTATCAGATGTGGCGCGCCGCGCGTCTGGTGGTGGACACAGGCATGCACGCCAAGGGCTGGACGCGCGATCAGGCGCTGGCCTTCCTGCGCGACAATACGGCGCTCTCAGAGCACGAAATCACCACGGAGGTCGATCGCTATATCGCCTGGCCGGGTCAGGCGCTCAGCTACTATCTGGGGGAAATGTCGATCTGGAAGTCGCGCGCCAAAGCCGAAGCCGCTTTAGGTGAAAAGTTCGACATCCGCGCCTTCCATGATACGGTGCTGGAACTGGGGTCCGTGCCCCTGCCGGTGATGGAGCAGGCCGTGGATCGCTTCATCGCGCGCGGCGGTACCAGCCCGTACAAGGACGAAAACTGA
- a CDS encoding polysaccharide biosynthesis/export family protein has translation MRRILLLALAICLPVTVQTQAQTRPASAVEGQERVYRLGSGDKVRVTVYGEPDLSGEFAVDGTGSVSIPLIGEVSAQGLTVADFRAAVENKFKDGYLLNPRVSAEVTNYRPYYIMGEVGKAGEYPYVDGLSVVNAIARAEGFTYRAQQKRIFIKSYGSEQETEVMLSPELRVYPGDTIRIAERHF, from the coding sequence TTGCGCCGTATTCTTTTACTCGCCCTGGCTATTTGCCTGCCCGTCACCGTCCAGACTCAGGCCCAAACCCGTCCCGCAAGCGCCGTCGAAGGTCAGGAGCGCGTCTACCGCCTCGGCAGCGGCGACAAGGTTCGCGTCACGGTCTACGGCGAACCCGACCTCAGCGGTGAATTCGCCGTCGATGGCACCGGCAGCGTCTCCATTCCGCTGATCGGTGAAGTGAGCGCCCAGGGCCTCACCGTGGCCGACTTCCGCGCGGCCGTCGAAAACAAGTTCAAGGACGGTTACCTGCTCAATCCGCGCGTCAGCGCCGAAGTGACCAATTATCGCCCCTATTACATCATGGGCGAAGTCGGCAAGGCCGGCGAATATCCTTATGTGGATGGCCTCTCGGTGGTCAACGCCATCGCCCGTGCCGAGGGCTTCACCTACCGCGCCCAGCAAAAGCGCATCTTCATCAAATCCTACGGCTCCGAACAGGAAACCGAAGTGATGTTGTCGCCGGAACTGCGCGTTTATCCGGGCGACACCATCCGTATCGCCGAACGTCATTTCTAA
- a CDS encoding protein-L-isoaspartate(D-aspartate) O-methyltransferase, which yields MPETRIERLLATLKAQGIDDEKLLHAMEYTPRDLFVPELFLDRSWEDSAIPIAAGQTISQPYIVALMTQALKLEPRHRVLEIGTGSGYQTAILSRLCRYVYTIERYRSLMLEAEIRHKRLMMENIIYRFADGWDGWPEQAPFDRILVTAALPEEPLPLLSQLKLRGIMVAPQGRGSVQRLLRYTRTAEAYEVEDLGEVRFVPLIEGVAKES from the coding sequence ATGCCTGAAACGCGCATCGAACGCCTGCTGGCCACGTTGAAGGCGCAGGGCATCGATGACGAGAAGCTGCTGCACGCCATGGAATATACGCCGCGCGACCTGTTCGTGCCGGAACTGTTCCTCGACCGGTCGTGGGAAGATTCCGCCATCCCTATCGCAGCGGGTCAGACTATTTCCCAGCCCTATATCGTTGCCCTGATGACGCAGGCGCTGAAGCTGGAACCGCGTCACCGCGTGCTGGAGATCGGCACGGGGTCGGGCTATCAGACGGCGATCCTGTCGCGCCTGTGCCGCTATGTCTATACGATCGAGCGCTATCGCTCGCTGATGCTGGAGGCGGAAATCCGCCACAAGCGCCTGATGATGGAAAACATCATCTACCGTTTCGCCGACGGCTGGGACGGCTGGCCGGAACAGGCGCCATTCGATCGCATTCTCGTCACCGCCGCCTTGCCTGAAGAGCCTCTGCCGCTGCTGTCGCAACTCAAGCTCAGGGGGATCATGGTGGCGCCTCAGGGCCGCGGTTCGGTGCAGCGCCTGCTGCGCTATACGCGCACGGCGGAGGCCTATGAGGTTGAGGACCTGGGCGAGGTGCGTTTCGTGCCGCTGATCGAAGGCGTCGCCAAGGAAAGCTAA
- a CDS encoding outer membrane beta-barrel protein, whose product MRRTLALILLASSALPLSALAAGVDTPLFPTDPNPSFSEDAMKEGKTHLVGSFGVTPTAIIGIDSTSNARYTGANEESDVIVGVNAALNVASVWRTHELKGTAYVKAETYLDNDSENTVDGGVVASGRYDFSAYTNLSTEVEFHHGHDARYQRVVSGNVEPVEYDQTGVKVAYTATGNLLKYYGALGYRNFDADNAFNASGGIIPQDYRDSQRTYAEARADYRITPVTALFVYYQANRVEFDDKTNNRDSDGYSLRLGAAFYMSELLTGDVQVGYMKQDYKNPVFASAQGASYLANINYMPTRLTTIVFNARRSIEEAPSINASGYFYNMGRIMVKHELTRRLNLGIGYETTKLEFNGVDRDDTFNGLYMAGLYEVTRNLKIEVSFRNRDFKSSGVNAILDPEYTENRFGVALRAAF is encoded by the coding sequence ATGCGCCGTACACTTGCCCTCATTTTGCTGGCTTCCAGCGCCCTGCCTCTTTCCGCGCTTGCCGCCGGCGTCGACACGCCCCTCTTCCCCACCGATCCGAACCCGAGCTTCTCCGAAGACGCGATGAAGGAAGGCAAGACGCACCTCGTCGGGTCGTTCGGCGTCACGCCGACGGCGATCATCGGCATCGATAGCACCAGCAATGCGCGCTACACCGGCGCGAACGAAGAAAGCGATGTCATCGTCGGCGTGAACGCCGCGCTCAACGTCGCCTCCGTCTGGCGCACGCACGAACTGAAGGGCACGGCCTATGTGAAGGCCGAGACCTATCTCGATAACGACAGCGAAAACACCGTCGACGGCGGCGTGGTCGCCAGCGGCCGTTACGATTTTTCGGCCTACACCAATCTGTCGACCGAGGTTGAGTTCCACCATGGCCATGACGCCCGCTATCAGCGCGTAGTGTCGGGCAATGTCGAGCCCGTCGAATACGATCAGACCGGCGTCAAGGTCGCCTATACGGCTACCGGTAACCTGCTGAAATATTACGGTGCCCTGGGCTATCGCAATTTCGACGCCGACAATGCCTTCAATGCAAGCGGCGGGATCATCCCTCAGGATTATCGCGACTCGCAACGCACCTATGCCGAGGCGCGCGCCGACTATCGCATCACGCCGGTCACGGCCCTGTTCGTCTATTATCAGGCCAACAGGGTCGAGTTCGACGACAAGACCAATAACCGCGATTCCGACGGCTACAGCCTGCGCCTCGGCGCCGCCTTCTACATGTCCGAACTGCTGACCGGCGACGTGCAGGTCGGTTACATGAAACAGGATTATAAAAACCCGGTCTTCGCCTCGGCTCAGGGCGCGTCCTATCTCGCCAATATCAACTATATGCCGACGCGTCTGACAACCATCGTCTTCAACGCCCGCCGCTCGATCGAAGAAGCCCCGTCTATCAACGCCTCAGGCTACTTTTACAATATGGGCCGTATCATGGTGAAGCACGAGCTGACCCGCCGGCTCAACCTCGGCATCGGCTATGAGACGACCAAGCTGGAGTTTAACGGCGTCGATCGTGACGACACCTTCAACGGCCTTTACATGGCCGGCCTGTACGAGGTGACGCGCAACCTGAAGATCGAGGTCAGCTTCCGTAACCGCGACTTCAAATCGAGCGGCGTCAATGCCATTCTCGATCCGGAATATACCGAAAACCGCTTTGGCGTCGCGCTGCGCGCCGCCTTCTAA
- the alr gene encoding alanine racemase, with translation MDQALAKAALEGGAGGVLRIDLGALKANYLKLRRLAAPTPVSAVVKADAYGLGVAAVSETLYAAGCRHFFVALTREAFELRPPLPADAALYVLNGLAPGSEARAAEAGLIPVLNSPEQLDAWAATAKARGTTLPALLQVDTGMSRLGFMPDDLKALALAPERLDGLRIDYLMSHLACADEPAHPANGEQLGAFELASRLFPDTPLCFANSGGLFLGAEYHADLCRPGIALYGAAPHVDRPNPMQPVIALELAVVQTRIVPAGTRIGYGGTVVTDAPKRLATLSAGYADGLPRRLGGQGAVYFNGVRLPFIGRVSMDSIIIDIDALPEGALKAGDFVELIGAHQSLDALAEAAGTIAYEILTQLGPRYHRHLIPAEA, from the coding sequence ATGGATCAGGCACTGGCGAAGGCGGCTTTGGAAGGCGGCGCGGGCGGCGTCCTGCGCATCGATCTCGGCGCTCTGAAAGCCAACTACCTGAAGCTGCGCCGACTGGCCGCGCCCACGCCCGTCAGCGCCGTGGTCAAGGCGGACGCCTATGGTCTGGGTGTCGCGGCGGTGAGCGAAACCCTTTACGCCGCCGGTTGCCGCCACTTTTTCGTCGCCCTGACCCGCGAAGCCTTCGAACTGCGCCCGCCTCTGCCCGCCGATGCCGCGCTTTATGTGCTGAATGGCCTGGCCCCCGGCAGCGAGGCGCGCGCCGCCGAAGCCGGTCTGATCCCCGTGCTCAACAGCCCTGAACAGCTCGACGCCTGGGCTGCCACGGCGAAAGCACGGGGGACCACCCTGCCTGCCCTGTTGCAGGTCGACACGGGCATGTCGCGGCTGGGCTTCATGCCCGACGATCTCAAAGCCCTGGCCCTCGCGCCGGAGCGTCTGGACGGCCTGCGCATCGACTATCTGATGAGCCACCTGGCCTGCGCCGACGAACCCGCCCACCCGGCCAATGGCGAACAGCTCGGAGCCTTCGAACTGGCGTCGCGCCTCTTCCCCGACACGCCGCTGTGCTTCGCCAATTCGGGCGGCCTGTTCCTGGGGGCGGAATACCACGCCGACCTGTGCCGTCCCGGTATCGCCCTCTATGGCGCGGCCCCGCACGTGGATCGCCCCAATCCGATGCAGCCGGTCATCGCGCTTGAGCTGGCGGTGGTGCAGACGCGCATCGTCCCGGCGGGCACGCGCATCGGCTATGGCGGCACGGTGGTTACCGACGCCCCCAAGCGACTGGCCACGCTGTCGGCGGGCTATGCCGACGGGCTGCCCCGTCGGCTGGGCGGTCAGGGCGCGGTTTACTTCAATGGCGTGCGCCTGCCCTTTATCGGCCGTGTGTCGATGGACTCGATCATTATCGATATCGACGCCTTGCCCGAAGGCGCGCTGAAGGCCGGGGATTTCGTCGAACTGATCGGCGCGCATCAGTCGCTCGACGCATTGGCTGAGGCGGCGGGGACCATCGCCTACGAAATCCTGACCCAGTTGGGGCCGCGCTATCACCGGCACCTCATTCCGGCGGAGGCCTGA
- a CDS encoding polysaccharide biosynthesis tyrosine autokinase yields MQNAAAQDTDSGSEVFDIRTIISVVRINKWLFAGIFLAVFAVAMAVMLSAPSKYTSSTSVMIGGERLKVVPNAQEIAKDLPDDATQVDTEAEVLRSLALAEGVVDNLKLADDPEFNPALQKPSGLAALLPGNQSAAPISPDSLRQRVVMNVLNTVTVKRQGATRVVTVSVETNDPVKSARIANAWISQYMRRQSTQSNALVTNANEQIGSRLEELRQQALQADAAVQQFKIANGLGADTSPAGGSIQEQQIVYLSQQIGEARSALAASQARLSAAQRDTTGASGEEGASSEVLRDLRVRETEIRSRLASLRSRYGPMHPEVVKATNEEAVVNSQIAAERTRILSTLQTQVNADRQRLSSLEGSAGAARGSLNRNLSASTRLTDLQMQAQAAHSVYESYLQRYQDTSSQEGIENVNARVLSEAKMPTRRSSPKMGNSLLLAFFAGLFAASGAVAVKHSLRRGLTSGNDVIKHLNVPYLAGIADVGSTMKGRLNKKIKLWEYLENNPLSVFSEQYKILLNALNFSKVSESKRVIAVTSAIPGEAKTTTSLCLAKTIEMLGKSVVVVDCDLRRHSVSTSIGGHYEAGLIEVLQNEVPLAKALYNAGRGVMYLPVTGRGVPQQQFFGTERMAALLEELKSHFDVVILDTAPVLPIVDTRLLAHQADVTVLLAKWNDTPIGATQTALDILYNEGLANLAGVALTMIDIKKQSISSGIGSEYYYNSYKSYYTTETKAS; encoded by the coding sequence ATGCAGAACGCCGCGGCCCAAGATACAGACTCCGGCTCGGAAGTCTTCGACATCCGCACCATCATTTCCGTCGTGCGGATCAACAAGTGGTTGTTTGCCGGCATCTTCCTCGCCGTCTTCGCCGTGGCCATGGCGGTCATGTTGTCGGCCCCGTCGAAATACACCAGCTCGACCAGCGTGATGATCGGCGGCGAACGCCTCAAGGTCGTGCCGAACGCTCAGGAAATCGCCAAGGACCTGCCGGACGATGCGACGCAGGTCGATACCGAAGCCGAAGTCCTGCGTTCGCTGGCCCTGGCCGAAGGCGTCGTCGATAATCTGAAACTGGCTGATGATCCGGAATTCAATCCGGCCCTGCAAAAGCCGTCGGGCCTTGCCGCCCTCCTGCCCGGCAATCAGAGCGCTGCGCCGATAAGCCCCGACTCGCTGCGTCAGCGCGTGGTCATGAACGTGCTGAACACCGTCACGGTGAAGCGTCAGGGCGCGACCCGCGTGGTCACGGTCAGCGTCGAAACGAACGATCCGGTCAAGTCGGCGCGTATCGCCAATGCCTGGATCTCGCAATATATGCGCCGCCAGTCGACCCAGAGCAACGCGCTGGTCACCAATGCCAACGAGCAGATCGGTTCGCGCCTTGAGGAACTGCGTCAGCAGGCCCTGCAGGCCGACGCCGCCGTTCAGCAGTTCAAGATCGCCAACGGCCTCGGCGCGGACACCTCGCCCGCCGGCGGTTCGATCCAGGAGCAACAGATTGTTTATCTGAGCCAGCAGATCGGTGAAGCGCGTTCGGCTCTGGCCGCCAGCCAGGCCCGTCTGTCTGCCGCCCAGCGCGACACGACCGGCGCCAGCGGTGAAGAAGGCGCCAGTTCGGAAGTGCTGCGTGACCTGCGCGTTCGTGAAACCGAAATCCGCTCGCGTCTGGCCAGCCTGCGCAGCCGTTACGGTCCGATGCACCCGGAAGTGGTCAAGGCCACCAACGAAGAAGCCGTGGTCAACTCGCAGATCGCCGCCGAACGCACCCGCATCCTCTCGACGCTCCAGACGCAGGTCAATGCCGACCGTCAGCGCCTGTCGTCTCTGGAAGGCAGCGCCGGTGCGGCTCGTGGCTCGCTCAACCGCAATCTCAGCGCTTCGACCCGCCTGACCGACCTGCAGATGCAGGCTCAGGCCGCTCACTCGGTCTACGAGTCCTACCTGCAGCGCTATCAGGACACCAGTTCGCAGGAAGGCATCGAGAACGTCAATGCCCGCGTCTTGTCCGAAGCCAAGATGCCGACGCGCCGTTCGTCGCCGAAGATGGGCAACTCGCTGCTGCTCGCCTTCTTCGCCGGTCTGTTCGCCGCCTCGGGCGCCGTCGCCGTCAAGCACTCGCTGCGCCGCGGCCTGACCTCGGGCAACGACGTGATCAAGCACCTCAATGTGCCCTACCTCGCCGGTATCGCCGACGTCGGTTCGACCATGAAGGGTCGTCTGAACAAGAAGATCAAGCTGTGGGAGTACCTCGAAAACAACCCGCTGTCGGTCTTCTCCGAGCAGTACAAGATCCTGCTGAACGCCCTTAATTTCAGCAAGGTCAGCGAAAGCAAACGCGTCATCGCCGTCACCTCGGCCATTCCGGGCGAAGCGAAAACGACCACCAGCCTGTGTCTGGCCAAAACCATCGAAATGCTCGGCAAATCGGTGGTCGTGGTCGACTGCGACCTGCGTCGCCACTCGGTGTCGACCTCTATCGGCGGCCACTACGAAGCCGGCCTGATCGAAGTTCTGCAGAACGAAGTGCCGCTGGCCAAGGCCCTCTACAATGCCGGTCGCGGTGTTATGTACCTGCCGGTCACCGGTCGCGGCGTACCGCAACAGCAATTCTTCGGCACCGAGCGCATGGCGGCCCTGCTCGAAGAACTGAAGTCGCACTTCGACGTGGTCATCCTCGACACCGCGCCGGTTTTGCCGATCGTCGACACCCGTCTGCTCGCCCACCAGGCCGACGTCACGGTTCTGCTGGCCAAGTGGAACGATACGCCGATCGGCGCTACCCAGACCGCGCTCGACATCCTTTATAACGAGGGTTTGGCTAACCTTGCCGGCGTGGCCCTGACCATGATCGACATCAAGAAGCAGTCGATCTCGTCGGGCATCGGCAGCGAATACTACTACAACTCGTACAAGAGCTACTACACGACCGAAACCAAGGCGTCCTGA
- a CDS encoding D-amino acid dehydrogenase: MKIVIMGAGVIGVTSAWYLRQAGHEVTVIDRQPGPALETSFANAGEISPGYSSPWAAPGIPQKALRWLFMTHAPLIIRPNLDAQAVRWMWQMLMNCNVESYKRNKGRMVRIAEYSRDCLMALRQDIGIRYDERTQGTLEVFRTQKQIDGIAKDIQVLKDGSVPFELLDVEGCVAAEPGLAPSRKKIVGGLRLPNDETGDCFKFTNTLAEKAEAAGVIFRYGVDMRGLIRGGDHIRAVQTSEGDIEADLFVAALGSYTPAFLKPLGLDVPVYPVKGYSLTLSIIDETRAPVSTVMDEAHKVAITRLGARIRVGGMAEIAGFSKDLPEARLNTLKYVVEDLFGGAGDLSDPNLWSGLRPMTPDGTPIIGPTRYSNLWLNSGHGTLGWTMSCGSGRVLADLISGKTPDIETADLTLGRYAA, encoded by the coding sequence ATGAAGATCGTCATTATGGGGGCGGGTGTCATCGGCGTCACCTCGGCCTGGTATCTGCGTCAGGCAGGGCATGAGGTCACTGTCATCGACCGCCAGCCGGGACCGGCGCTGGAAACCTCCTTCGCCAATGCCGGCGAGATTTCGCCCGGCTATTCCTCGCCGTGGGCCGCGCCCGGCATACCGCAAAAGGCCCTGCGCTGGCTGTTCATGACCCATGCGCCGCTGATCATCCGCCCCAATCTCGACGCGCAGGCCGTCCGCTGGATGTGGCAGATGCTGATGAACTGTAATGTCGAGAGCTATAAGCGCAACAAGGGCCGCATGGTGCGCATAGCCGAGTATAGCCGCGACTGCCTGATGGCGCTGCGTCAGGATATCGGCATCCGTTACGACGAGCGTACGCAAGGGACGCTGGAGGTTTTCCGCACGCAGAAACAGATCGACGGCATCGCCAAGGACATCCAGGTGCTGAAGGATGGCAGCGTGCCGTTCGAGCTGCTCGACGTTGAGGGATGCGTGGCCGCCGAACCGGGACTGGCACCATCCAGAAAAAAGATCGTCGGCGGCTTACGCCTGCCCAATGACGAGACCGGCGATTGTTTCAAATTTACCAATACCTTGGCGGAGAAAGCTGAGGCGGCGGGCGTAATCTTCCGCTACGGCGTCGATATGCGCGGGCTGATCCGCGGGGGCGATCATATCAGGGCCGTTCAGACCTCAGAGGGCGATATCGAGGCCGACCTGTTCGTTGCGGCGCTGGGCAGTTACACCCCCGCCTTCCTGAAGCCGTTGGGTCTCGACGTGCCGGTCTATCCGGTCAAAGGCTATTCACTGACACTTTCAATCATCGATGAGACGCGCGCGCCCGTCTCCACCGTGATGGATGAAGCGCATAAGGTCGCCATCACCCGCCTTGGGGCGCGCATTCGGGTCGGGGGCATGGCCGAGATCGCCGGCTTCTCCAAAGACCTGCCCGAAGCCCGGTTAAACACGTTGAAATATGTGGTTGAAGACCTGTTCGGCGGCGCAGGCGACCTCAGCGATCCGAACCTGTGGTCGGGCCTGCGCCCGATGACGCCGGACGGCACGCCGATCATCGGACCGACACGCTATAGCAATCTGTGGCTCAATAGCGGTCACGGCACGCTGGGCTGGACCATGTCGTGCGGTTCAGGCCGCGTGCTGGCCGACCTGATCAGCGGCAAGACGCCCGACATCGAAACCGCCGACCTCACCCTCGGCCGCTACGCCGCCTGA